From a single bacterium genomic region:
- the hisF gene encoding imidazole glycerol phosphate synthase subunit HisF, whose amino-acid sequence MGKIRIIPCLDIKDGRVVKGVNFENLSEIGDPIKQASFYNEEKADELVLLDICATKEKRKPIFDIVRQISEKISIPIIVGGGIKNVKDIEELFNAGASKISINTSAMQNPSLIEDGAKKFGSERIVVAIDGKKTTPERWEVFIEGGKTSTDVNVVNWARVVESLGAGEILLTSMDTDGTKKGYDITMTQTVCDSVNIPVIASGGAGTLEHIHQVLTEGKASAVLLASLLHYKTLTIKEIKTFLQEKGIEISL is encoded by the coding sequence ATGGGCAAAATCAGAATAATCCCTTGTCTTGACATTAAAGATGGAAGGGTTGTAAAGGGTGTGAATTTTGAAAATCTTTCAGAAATTGGTGACCCTATCAAACAGGCTTCTTTTTATAACGAAGAAAAAGCAGACGAACTTGTTCTTCTGGATATATGTGCAACAAAAGAGAAGAGAAAACCAATATTTGATATAGTACGACAAATAAGTGAAAAAATTTCTATCCCTATAATTGTTGGAGGAGGCATTAAAAATGTTAAAGATATAGAAGAACTTTTTAATGCTGGAGCAAGTAAAATTTCTATTAATACATCTGCAATGCAAAATCCATCTTTAATTGAAGATGGCGCAAAAAAATTTGGTAGCGAAAGAATAGTTGTTGCTATAGATGGCAAAAAAACCACTCCAGAAAGGTGGGAAGTTTTTATTGAAGGCGGTAAAACATCTACTGATGTGAATGTTGTAAACTGGGCGAGGGTTGTTGAAAGTCTTGGTGCTGGTGAAATTTTGCTTACCAGTATGGATACAGACGGGACTAAAAAAGGTTACGACATAACAATGACTCAAACCGTATGTGATTCTGTCAACATACCAGTTATAGCTTCAGGTGGAGCAGGGACCCTTGAACATATACATCAGGTTTTAACTGAAGGTAAAGCTTCGGCTGTTCTACTTGCTTCACTTTTGCATTATAAAACCTTAACTATAAAGGAAATTAAAACGTTTCTTCAAGAGAAAGGTATAGAAATTTCGCTATAG